From Virgibacillus ihumii, the proteins below share one genomic window:
- a CDS encoding GNAT family N-acetyltransferase, whose amino-acid sequence MVAMVLDRTNPSPVRESSNCMLIRYKKCYRKIAMGLLSFTLNKRDIKLLQEIVDQYENNPNWHLYLWKQSNNIIGAIGFKIKSDVNVIIQHVSVNPSYRSDEIGYKMIHEIIKQYGHKYDILPNNRNQNFFQLMC is encoded by the coding sequence ATGGTTGCAATGGTTCTTGATAGAACAAATCCGTCACCTGTTAGGGAGAGTTCAAACTGTATGTTAATTCGTTATAAAAAATGCTACAGAAAAATTGCGATGGGTCTTCTTTCATTCACGTTGAATAAAAGAGATATCAAATTATTACAAGAAATTGTTGACCAATATGAGAATAATCCTAATTGGCATCTTTATCTTTGGAAACAGTCAAATAATATTATTGGAGCAATTGGTTTTAAAATTAAAAGTGACGTAAACGTGATTATCCAACACGTTTCAGTTAATCCTTCCTATAGAAGTGACGAAATTGGTTACAAAATGATTCATGAAATAATCAAACAATATGGTCACAAATATGACATTCTCCCAAATAATCGAAATCAAAATTTTTTTCAATTGATGTGTTAA
- a CDS encoding Hsp20/alpha crystallin family protein yields MAGLIPFNRKNRNVVSASPRNPFNMIDDFFDEAFSDFPSLRRNLTTDPFKVDVRETDNEYLVEAELPGVKKEDINVNLSDDGRLSIAVNRNEDVESKDEDGNYIHRERRSEAMQRSLYLENAKPDGVSARLEDGLLKINVTKEEQANNDNTHRIEIE; encoded by the coding sequence ATGGCTGGATTGATTCCTTTCAACCGAAAAAATCGTAATGTGGTTAGTGCAAGCCCAAGGAATCCTTTCAACATGATTGATGACTTCTTTGATGAAGCCTTTAGTGATTTCCCGTCCCTTAGAAGAAACTTGACTACAGACCCATTCAAGGTTGATGTAAGGGAAACCGACAACGAATACCTGGTTGAGGCTGAACTTCCAGGGGTAAAAAAAGAAGACATTAATGTCAATTTAAGCGACGACGGTAGGCTTTCTATTGCTGTAAATCGAAACGAGGATGTTGAGAGCAAAGACGAAGATGGTAATTATATTCACAGGGAACGTCGTTCTGAGGCTATGCAACGTTCTCTTTATTTGGAAAACGCCAAACCAGATGGCGTCAGTGCAAGGTTGGAAGATGGTTTGCTCAAAATTAATGTGACCAAAGAAGAACAGGCGAATAACGATAACACGCATAGGATAGAAATCGAATAG
- a CDS encoding DUF3231 family protein codes for MNTQSNPGLTSAEIASLWSNYLSDSMAVQTISYTLSQVEDEDIRSVLQLALNLSQQHVQFIQNLFTNEQIAVPNGFSAKDVNLNAPRLYTDDFFLLYIQNLGKLGMTTYTMALSNAARSDIVQYFKQNLSTSADLLDQATQVKLTKGIFSRAPYIPKPEKVEYINDQHYLSGGWFSDKRPLNAIEITNLYYNIERNRVGTALIMGFSQVAQSPEVRKYMVRGRDISEKHVNIFNKIMHNDHLSTPSVWDAQPTDSSESPFSDKLMMFHITTMNTAGIGQYGAAIGSSQRTDLN; via the coding sequence ATGAATACACAGTCTAATCCGGGATTGACCTCGGCAGAAATTGCAAGTCTTTGGAGTAATTATTTAAGCGATTCAATGGCTGTACAGACTATTAGTTATACATTGAGCCAGGTTGAAGATGAAGACATACGCTCTGTACTGCAGTTGGCTTTAAATCTATCTCAGCAACATGTACAATTTATCCAAAACCTGTTTACCAATGAGCAAATTGCTGTACCCAATGGGTTTTCGGCAAAGGATGTAAATTTAAACGCACCAAGATTATACACCGATGATTTTTTCCTCTTGTATATCCAAAACTTAGGGAAACTAGGTATGACTACCTATACGATGGCTTTATCTAATGCTGCACGTTCTGATATTGTGCAATATTTTAAACAAAATTTAAGCACATCTGCAGACTTACTGGATCAAGCCACGCAAGTAAAACTAACAAAAGGGATTTTTTCAAGAGCCCCCTATATTCCCAAACCTGAAAAGGTCGAATACATCAACGACCAACATTATTTGAGTGGGGGATGGTTTAGTGACAAACGCCCGTTAAATGCCATTGAAATTACGAATTTATATTACAATATTGAAAGAAATAGGGTAGGTACAGCACTGATTATGGGATTTAGTCAGGTAGCCCAATCGCCAGAGGTTCGAAAGTATATGGTACGAGGACGGGATATATCAGAAAAACACGTGAATATTTTCAATAAAATTATGCACAATGACCATCTTTCAACACCGTCAGTATGGGATGCTCAACCAACGGATTCATCCGAATCTCCGTTTTCGGACAAACTTATGATGTTCCATATTACAACAATGAACACAGCCGGGATTGGTCAATATGGGGCGGCAATTGGATCCAGTCAAAGGACTGACTTAAATTAA
- a CDS encoding Hsp20/alpha crystallin family protein, with product MSSLIPFNRKNRNVSNVTPTNPFNMIDDFFDDAFKDFSLARRNLVTDPFKVDIQETDNEYLVDAELPGIKKNDIDVTLNDEGRLTISVNREENVDTKDEDNNYIHQERRYDSMQRSLFLANAKTDDVKAKLEDGLLRISVGKDEQAVKDNSRKIEIE from the coding sequence ATGTCAAGTTTAATACCTTTCAATAGAAAAAATCGAAATGTATCAAATGTGACACCAACAAACCCTTTTAACATGATTGACGACTTTTTTGATGATGCTTTTAAAGATTTTTCATTGGCCAGAAGAAACCTTGTTACAGATCCGTTCAAGGTAGATATTCAGGAAACAGATAATGAATATTTAGTAGATGCTGAACTTCCAGGGATAAAGAAAAATGATATTGATGTCACGTTAAATGATGAAGGTCGTTTAACTATCTCGGTGAACCGGGAAGAAAATGTTGATACGAAAGATGAAGATAACAACTATATTCATCAAGAGAGACGTTACGATTCAATGCAGCGTTCACTCTTTTTGGCAAATGCCAAGACCGATGATGTAAAGGCGAAGCTAGAAGATGGATTGCTGAGAATCAGTGTGGGTAAAGATGAACAAGCAGTGAAGGATAATTCACGTAAAATTGAAATTGAATAA
- a CDS encoding sporulation histidine kinase inhibitor Sda — translation MYNLSDELLLKACKKAKELNLGQNFIALLKKEIKRRNL, via the coding sequence ATGTATAATTTGTCCGACGAACTACTTCTCAAGGCCTGCAAAAAAGCCAAAGAATTAAATCTAGGCCAAAACTTCATTGCGTTACTTAAAAAAGAGATTAAACGCCGCAATTTATAA
- a CDS encoding GerAB/ArcD/ProY family transporter produces the protein MIKAKDTVSSLMVFFLVSASQIGVGVLGFQSVIVKYAGHDAWISVLVAGAGISVIIMIMYAMLNHDEMGDIISIHSFTLGKWVGGALSSIFSIYLLLLAIVVTRTYLEIIQVWMFPHLSIWAMLLLLLPLFFYIIVGEFRIVVGVCFFGIVYPSLLILTMFFPLQYSRMSNIMPFFDHSIIEVVQSSSLAMLSFMGFATVLVFYPFVQNAPKSQKIAQYGNLCTTLAYTIICVVSFVYYNQQELKETIWPTLGLWKIVELPILARFEYFGIATLFFSILPNIVLYTWASGRILSRQFNFAQRKITYVLLIVIFIVCILFDNRMEINLLNSISGKIGSYFLFIYIPILFLLHWIRRKVSKHAS, from the coding sequence ATGATAAAAGCCAAGGATACAGTCTCATCTCTTATGGTGTTCTTTCTTGTTTCAGCCTCACAGATCGGGGTAGGGGTGCTGGGCTTTCAAAGTGTCATCGTTAAATACGCGGGTCATGATGCCTGGATATCGGTTTTAGTGGCTGGCGCCGGTATTAGTGTTATTATCATGATAATGTATGCAATGTTGAACCATGATGAAATGGGGGATATCATTTCCATCCATTCATTTACGCTTGGAAAATGGGTTGGAGGGGCCCTCAGCAGTATCTTTTCTATTTATTTATTGCTTCTGGCAATAGTCGTTACCCGAACATATCTGGAAATTATTCAGGTATGGATGTTTCCTCATTTGAGTATCTGGGCTATGTTATTACTTCTTCTTCCGCTATTTTTCTATATAATAGTAGGCGAATTCAGAATTGTAGTCGGAGTATGCTTTTTTGGTATTGTCTATCCTTCTTTACTTATACTGACCATGTTTTTTCCGCTACAGTATTCCCGCATGTCCAATATTATGCCGTTTTTTGACCATTCCATTATCGAGGTGGTCCAGTCAAGCTCTCTGGCAATGCTAAGTTTTATGGGATTTGCTACAGTCCTGGTCTTTTATCCATTTGTGCAAAATGCACCGAAATCACAAAAAATTGCCCAATATGGCAATTTATGTACAACTCTTGCGTATACAATTATTTGTGTCGTATCGTTTGTTTATTATAATCAGCAGGAACTGAAGGAGACTATCTGGCCTACGTTGGGATTGTGGAAAATTGTGGAACTACCTATTTTGGCCCGTTTCGAATACTTCGGCATTGCGACACTGTTCTTTTCCATTTTACCCAATATCGTTTTATACACTTGGGCAAGCGGTCGGATCCTTTCAAGACAGTTTAATTTTGCTCAAAGAAAAATTACGTATGTTTTGCTTATTGTTATTTTTATCGTCTGTATCCTTTTTGATAACAGAATGGAAATAAACCTTTTAAATAGTATCAGTGGGAAGATAGGAAGCTATTTTTTATTTATTTATATACCAATCCTGTTTCTGCTGCATTGGATTCGCAGAAAGGTGAGTAAACATGCGTCGTAA
- a CDS encoding CBO0543 family protein — translation MEKVILWGVFIVAVALLFFSFRKLPLKDWLIIFLFTSYISVIAGTVVVEEKKLAYPVKILEKHFESSLQFEMLSLPVICLYFYQTSYIQHIP, via the coding sequence ATGGAAAAAGTAATTTTATGGGGAGTCTTTATTGTTGCGGTTGCATTGCTATTTTTTAGTTTTCGAAAATTGCCACTTAAAGATTGGCTGATTATTTTTTTGTTTACTAGTTACATCTCGGTAATTGCCGGTACAGTTGTCGTAGAAGAAAAAAAGCTTGCTTACCCTGTTAAAATTCTTGAAAAACATTTTGAGTCAAGCTTGCAATTTGAAATGCTTTCACTGCCAGTCATTTGCCTTTATTTTTATCAAACATCTTATATTCAACATATACCGTAA
- a CDS encoding Ger(x)C family spore germination C-terminal domain-containing protein, producing the protein MRRKYAVILVFIAVSLVVNFNMPKQVIDKVLMVTVAGYDYVDEGTIRGTVVAPTFLSEGKLVDLVYSDTATMIYENRSKLNRQASESLLNGKLDVVLFNKELASKGLSEYIDYLIRDPSIGTQLHLAIVEGSTQELLRSIKARKGAGHYLSDLIEHNIRTGNLPIINLKQFSSEVASKFTDPYLPMMKLVNGVPKITGLAIFNDDTYVDKLPPNEVMLFKMLHENMHDGQYFLETEKFNAAIQNIDSSREVKVTKKKRFFESKFHLED; encoded by the coding sequence ATGCGTCGTAAATATGCCGTCATTTTGGTGTTTATAGCAGTCAGCCTAGTTGTTAATTTCAACATGCCGAAACAGGTTATTGATAAGGTTTTAATGGTGACGGTCGCTGGATATGATTATGTGGATGAGGGAACGATTCGTGGAACGGTTGTTGCTCCTACATTTTTATCAGAGGGAAAATTGGTTGATTTAGTATATTCAGACACCGCAACCATGATTTATGAAAACAGGAGCAAGCTAAACCGCCAGGCCTCCGAGTCACTGTTGAATGGAAAACTGGATGTAGTGTTGTTTAATAAGGAACTCGCCTCAAAGGGTCTAAGTGAATATATCGATTATTTAATTCGAGACCCAAGTATTGGAACACAATTGCACCTGGCAATTGTTGAAGGGTCCACCCAGGAGCTACTTCGTTCCATTAAAGCAAGGAAAGGTGCCGGACATTATTTATCTGATTTAATCGAACATAATATTCGAACCGGTAACCTTCCTATTATTAACTTAAAGCAATTCAGTTCAGAAGTTGCCAGTAAGTTCACAGATCCGTATTTACCGATGATGAAACTTGTAAATGGAGTGCCGAAAATAACTGGTCTAGCCATTTTTAATGACGATACATATGTAGATAAACTTCCCCCGAATGAAGTTATGTTATTTAAAATGCTGCATGAAAACATGCATGACGGCCAGTATTTTTTAGAAACAGAAAAATTTAATGCTGCCATTCAGAATATCGATTCCTCCCGGGAAGTAAAGGTTACCAAAAAAAAACGGTTCTTTGAAAGTAAATTTCACCTTGAAGATTAA